The following proteins are encoded in a genomic region of Rhinolophus ferrumequinum isolate MPI-CBG mRhiFer1 chromosome 17, mRhiFer1_v1.p, whole genome shotgun sequence:
- the TMEM42 gene encoding transmembrane protein 42, whose amino-acid sequence MAEGTMAVYPDSPAGFPRHLQAGAMRRRFWGVFNCLCAGAFGALAAASAKLAFGSQANVGFCTLGIIVMATTNSLMWTFFSRGLSFSMSSAIASVTVTFSNILSSAFLGFVLYGECQEVLWWGGAFLILCGLILIHRNLSPPRKAFPHKQQ is encoded by the exons ATGGCCGAAGGCACCATGGCCGTGTACCCCGACAGCCCCGCGGGATTCCCCCGGCACCTCCAGGCCGGCGCGATGCGGCGCCGCTTCTGGGGCGTGTTCAACTGCCTGTGCGCTGGCGCCTTCGGGGCCCTGGCCGCCGCCTCCGCCAAGCTGGCCTTCGGCAGCCAG GCGAACGTGGGCTTCTGCACCTTAGGCATTATTGTGATGGCGACGACCAATTCTCTGATGTGGACGTTCTTTAGccggggcctcagtttctccatgtcttcagCCATTGCTTCTGTCACGGTGACTTTTTCAAATATCCTCAGCTCG GCCTTCCTGGGTTTTGTGTTGTATGGAGAGTGCCAGGAGGTCTTGTGGTGGGGAGGAGCATTCCTCATCCTCTGCGGACTCATCCTCATCCATAGGAACCTGTCGCCACCCAGGAAGGCCTTTCCACACAAGCAGCAGTAG